From the genome of Suricata suricatta isolate VVHF042 chromosome 3, meerkat_22Aug2017_6uvM2_HiC, whole genome shotgun sequence, one region includes:
- the SPEG gene encoding striated muscle preferentially expressed protein kinase isoform X10 has product MQKARGTRGGDTGMRAPPSPGVPPKRAKVGAGRGTVAGAPIFLRPLKDAAVLAGSDVRLRVAVSGTPQPSLSWFRDGQPLPPPALEPSCLWLRRCGAQDAGVYSCRAQNERGQASCEAVLTVLEVGVFRSCRKQSYDSETGEDDISDVQGTQRLELRDDGDFSTPTGGSDTLVGTSLDTPPTSVTGTSEEQVSWWGSGQTVLEQEAGSRGGARRLPGSPRQAQATGAGPRHLGVEPLVRASRANLVGASWGSEDSLSVASDLYGSAFSLYRGRALSIHVSVPQSGLHREEPDLQPQPASEAPRRPALPPPSKSALLPPPSPRVGKRPPPGPSAQPPATPTSPHRRTQEPVLPEEATAEEKRGKKSKSSGPSLAGTAESRPQTPLSEASGRLSALGRSPRLVRAGSRILDKLQFFEERRRSLERSDSPPAPLRPWVPLRKARSLEQPKSDGGAPWGTPGTSQEELRAPGGSVAERRRLFQQKAASLDERTRQRSPASDLELRFAQELGRIRRSTSREELVRSHESLRATLQRAPSPREPGEPPLFSRPSTPKTPRAESPAVVQPPPPAVTGKPGDEQGRPRSRGPAGGTEPGEGPQQEVRRRDQFPLTRSRAIQECRSPVPPPAASDPAEARTKVPPGRKREPPTQAVRFLPWATPGLEGAAVPQTLEKNRAGPEAEKRLRRGPEEDGPWGPWDRRGARSQGRGRRVRPTSPELESSDDSYVSAGEEPLEAPVFEIPLQNVVVAPGADVLLKCIITANPPPQVSWQKDGSALRSDGRLLIRAEGERHTLLLREARAADAGSYTATATNELGQASCAAALAVRPGESTSPFSSPITSDEEYLSPPEEFPEPGETWPRAPTMKLSPSQNRCPSDTGSKAPPTFKVSLMDQSVREGQDVTMSIRVQGEPKPVVSWLRNRQPVRPDQRRFAEEAEGGLCRLRILAAERADAGFYTCKAVNEYGARQCEARLEVRAHPESRSLAVLAPLQDVDVGAGEMALFECLVAGPADVEVDWLCRGRLLQPALLKCKMHFDGRKCKLLLTSVHEDDSGVYTCKLSTAKDELTCSARLTVRPSLAPLFTRLLEDTEVLEGRATRLDCKISGTPPPTVTWTHFGHQVEESENLRLQQEGGLHSLHIAHVGTEDEGLYAVSATNAHGQAQCSAQLYVEEPRTAATGPSSKLEKMPSIPEEPEQGELERLSMPDFLRPLQDLEVGLAKEAMLECQVTGLPYPTISWFHNGHRIQSSDDRRMTQYRDVHRLVFPAVGPQHAGVYKSVIANKLGKAACYAHLYVTDVVPGPPDGAPQVVAVTGKMITLTWTPPRSLDLAIDPDALTYTVQHQVLGSDQWTVLATGLREPIWAAVGLRKGVQHIFRVLSATIKSSSKPSPPSEPAQLLEHGPPLEEAPTVLDKPDIVYVVEGQPTSVTVTFNHVEAQVVWRSCRGALLEARAGVYELSQPDDDQYCLRICRVSHRDVGPLTCTARNRHGTQACSITLELAEAPRFESIMEDVEVGAGETARFAVVVEGKPLPDIMWYKGEVLLTESSHVSFVYEESECSLVVLSTGTQDGGVYTCTARNLAGEVSCKAELAVRSAQTAMEIEGPREAEEQRGRRLSDFYDIHQEIGRGAFSYLRRVVERSSGLEFAAKFIPSQAKPKASAWREARLMARLQHDCVLYFHEAFERRRGLVIVTELCTEELLERMARKPTVCESEIRAYMQQVLEGICYLHQNHVLHLDVKPENLMVWDGAEGEEQVRLCDFGNAQELTPGEPQYCQYGTPEFVAPEIVNQTPVAGVTDVWPVGVVAFLCLTGISPFVGENDRTTLMNIRNYNVAFEETTFLSLSREARGFLIKVLVRDRLRPTAEETLEHPWFKTQAKGAEVSTDHLKLFLSRRRWQRSQISYKCHLVLRPIPELLRAPPERVWVAIPRRPPPSGGLSSSSDSEEEELEELPSVPRPLQPEFSGSRVSLTDIPTEDEALGTPEAGAATPMDWQEQGRAPSQDQEAPSPQALPSPGQEPQAGSSPQRRELRRGSSAESALPRAGPREPGRGLHKAASAELPQRRSPSPGATRLTRGGLGEGEYAQRLQALRQRLLRGGPEDGKVSGLRGPLLESLGGRARDPRLARAASSEAAPRHQPPPETRGLQKSSSFSQGEAEPRGRHRRAGAPLEIPVARLGARRLQESPSLSALSEAQPPSPARPSAPKSSVPKSLKPPATAPSDAPQPLAPQPTQEKTSMSTPEPIPAPKPTQPSVAPKTPVAPLTPYAQIMQSLQLSGHTQASLQGPGAPPSEPRPHPAVFARVASPPPGASEKRVPLAGAPPMLAEKAQVPTVPRRPGSSLSSSIENLESEAIFEAKFKRSRESPLSRGLRLLSRSRSEERGPFRGAQEEDGMYRPSPAGTPLELVRRPERSRSVQDLRPVGEPGLVRRLSLSLSQRLRRTPPAQRHSAWEARAGDGESSEGGSSARGSPVLTVRRRLSSTLERLSSRLQRSGSSEDSGGASGRSTPLLGRLRRATSEGESLRRLGLGHNQLAAQAGAGTPSAESLGSEASATSGSSAPGESRSRRRWGLSRLRKDKGLSQPNLSAGTQEDLGHPYVRSESDFPPVFHIKLKDQVLLEGEAATLLCLPAACPAPHISWMKDKQSLRSEPSVIIVSCKDGRQLLSIPRAGKRHAGLYECSATNVLGSITSSCTVAVARIPGKLAPPEVPQTYQDTALVLWKPGDSRAPCTYTLERRVDGESAWHPVSSGIPDCYYNVTHLPIGVTVRFRVACANRAGQGPFSNPSEKVIVRGTQDSSVLPSAAPHDAPVTSGPARAPPPHSPTSLAPSPSPTSAPAPPAPPSAALSPSSPPAPPSQALSSLKAVGPPPQTPPRKHRGLQAAQQAEPTPPSAQAAPSEPESSIPDPGTPSPASTPQGVKPASSSTPLYMVTSFVSAPPAPEPPAPEPPPKPTKVTVQSLSPAREAVTSPVGSPRSSPGPEGTTLRQGLPQKPYTFLEEKARGRFGVVRACRENATGRTFVAKIVPYAAEGKRRVLQEYEVLRTLHHERLMSLHEAYITPRYLVLIAESCGNRELLCGLSDRFRYSEDDVATYVVQLLQGLDYLHGRHVLHLDIKPDNLLLAHDNALKIVDFGSAQPYNPQALRPLGHRTGTLEFMAPEMVKGEPIGSATDIWGAGVLTYIMLSGRSPFYEPDPQETEARIMGGRFDAFQLYPNTSQSATLFLRKILSVHPWSRPSLQDCLAHPWLQDAYLMKLRRQTLTFTTNRLKEFLGEQRRRRAEAATRHKVLLRSYPGSP; this is encoded by the exons CTACCTCCTCCCTCCAAATCCGCACTGCTGCCCCCACCGTCCCCTCGGGTGGGTAAGCGGCCCCCGCCGGGACCCAGCGCCCAGCCCCCGGCCACCCCCACATCGCCCCACCGGCGCACGCAGGAGCCCGTGCTGCCCGAGGAGGCCACCGCTGAAGAGAAGCGAGGGAAAAAGTCCAAGTCGTCGGGGCCCTCGCTAGCGGGCACCGCAGAGTCCCGGCCCCAGACGCCCCTGAGCGAGGCCTCGGGCCGCCTGTCGGCGCTGGGCCGCTCGCCCAGGCTGGTACGTGCCGGCTCCCGAATCCTGGACAAGCTGCAGTTCTTCGAGGAGCGACGGCGCAGCCTGGAGCGCAGCGACTCGCCGCCGGCGCCCCTGCGGCCATGGGTGCCCCTGCGCAAGGCCCGCTCCCTAGAGCAGCCCAAGTCCGACGGTGGAGCGCCCTGGGGCACGCCCGGGACCTCGCAGGAGGAGCTTCGGGCGCCGGGGGGCAGCGTGGCCGAGCGCCGCCGCCTGTTCCAGCAGAAGGCGGCCTCGCTGGACGAGCGCACGCGGCAGCGCAGCCCCGCCTCCGACCTTGAGCTGCGCTTTGCCCAGGAGCTGGGCCGCATCCGCCGCTCCACGTCGCGGGAGGAGCTGGTGCGCTCGCACGAGTCCCTGCGCGCCACGCTACAGCGGGCCCCGTCCCCTCGAGAGCCCGGCGAGCCCCCGCTCTTCTCCCGGCCCTCCACCCCTAAGACACCTCGGGCCGAGAGTCCCGCCGTCGTCCAGCCGCCCCCTCCAGCCGTCACTGGGAAGCCCGGGGACGAGCAGGGGAGGCCCAGGAGCCGCGGGCCGGCGGGCGGGACAGAGCCGGGGGAAGGCCCGCAGCAGGAAGTCAGGCGCCGGGACCAGTTCCCGCTGACCCGGAGCAGAGCCATCCAGGAGTGCCGAAGCCCCGTGCCGCCCCCCGCCGCCTCCGACCCCGCTGAGGCCAGGACGAAAGTGCCCCCAGGTCGGAAGCGGGAGCCCCCAACGCAAGCCGTGCGCTTCCTGCCCTGGGCCACGCCGGGCCTGGAGGGCGCTGCTGTGCCCCAGACGTTGGAGAAGAACAGGGCGGGGCCTGAGGCCGAGAAGAGGCTACGCAGAGGGCCGGAGGAGGACGGTCCTTGGGGGCCCTGGGACCGCCGAGGGGCCCGCAGCCAGGGCAGAGGTCGTCGGGTCCGGCCCACCTCACCTGAGCTCG AATCTTCAGATGACTCGTATGTGTCTGCTGGAGAAGAGCCCTTGGAGGCCCCTGTGTTTGAGATCCCTCTGCAGAACGTGGTCGTGGCTCCAGGGGCAGACGTACTGCTCAAGTGCATCATCACTGCCAACCCCCCGCCCCAAG TGTCCTGGCAGAAAGATGGGTCTGCGCTGCGCAGTGATGGCCGCCTTCTCATCCGGGCTGAAGGAGAGCGGCACACCCTGCTGCTCCGCGAGGCCCGGGCGGCCGATGCTGGGAGCTACACAGCCACTGCCACCAACGAGCTGGGGCAGGCCAGCTGTGCTGCCGCGCTGGCCGTGAGACCTG GCGAGTCCACATCACCTTTCAGCAGCCCTATCACCTCTGATGAGGAATACCTGAGTCCCCCAGAGGAGTTTCCAGAGCCGGGGGAGACTTGGCCCCGAGCCCCCACCATGAAGCTCAGTCCCAGCCAGAACCGCTGTCCCTCTGACACTGGCTCCAAGGCACCTCCCACTTTCAAG GTCTCACTTATGGACCAGTCAGTAAGAGAAGGCCAAGATGTCACCATGAGCATCCGCGTCCAGGGCGAGCCCAAGCCGGTGGTTTCCTG GCTGAGGAACCGGCAGCCCGTGCGCCCGGACCAGCGGCGCTTCGCGGAGGAGGCAGAGGGCGGGCTGTGCCGGCTGCGGATCCTGGCGGCCGAGCGGGCTGACGCTGGCTTCTACACTTGCAAAGCGGTTAATGAGTATGGCGCCCGGCAGTGTGAGGCCCGCCTGGAGGTCAGAG CACATCCTGAAAGCCGGTCCTTGGCCGTGCTGGCCCCCCTGCAGGACGTGGACGTGGGGGCCGGGGAGATGGCGCTGTTTGAGTGCCTGGTGGCGGGTCCTGCTGACGTGGAGGTAGACTGGCTCTGTCGCGGCCGCCTGCTGCAGCCTGCACTGCTCAAATGCAAGATGCATTTCGATGGCCGGAAATGCAAGCTGCTGCTCACATCTGTGCATGAGGACGACAGTGGGGTCTATACCTGCAAGCTCAGCACGGCCAAAG ATGAACTGACCTGCAGTGCCCGGCTGACGGTGCGGCCCTCGCTGGCGCCCCTCTTCACTCGGCTGCTGGAGGACACGGAGGTGCTGGAGGGCCGTGCAACCCGTTTGGACTGCAAGATCAGTGGCACTCCACCCCCCACTGTTACCTGGACTCATTTTG gccaCCAGGTGGAGGAGAGCGAGAACCTTCGGCTCCAGCAGGAGGGAGGTCTGCACTCTCTGCACATCGCCCACGTGGGCACTGAGGACGAGGGGCTGTATGCAGTCAGTGCTACCAACGCCCACGGCCAGGCCCAGTGCTCGGCCCAGCTCTATGTGGAGGAGCCTCGGACAGCTGCCACTGGCCCCAG CTCCAAGCTGGAGAAGATGCCATCTATCCCTGAGGAGCCGGAGCAGGGTGAGCTGGAGCGGCTGTCCATGCCCGACTTCCTGCGGCCGCTGCAGGACTTGGAGGTGGGACTGGCCAAGGAGGCCATGCTGGAGTGCCAGGTGACCGGCCTGCCCTACCCCACCATCAGCTGGTTCCACAATGGCCACCGTATCCAGAGCAGTGATGACCGGCGCATGACACAGT ACAGGGATGTCCATCGCTTGGTGTTCCCTGCCGTGGGACCTCAGCATGCTGGCGTCTACAAGAGTGTTATCGCCAATAAGCTGGGCAAAGCTGCGTGCTATGCCCACCTCTATGTCACAG ATGTGGTTCCAGGCCCCCCAGATGGTGCCCCGCAGGTGGTGGCTGTGACTGGGAAGATGATCACACTCACGTGGACACCCCCCAGGAGTCTGGACTTGGCCATTG ACCCAGACGCCCTGACCTACACCGTGCAGCACCAGGTTCTGGGCTCCGACCAGTGGACAGTTCTGGCCACGGGCCTACGGGAGCCCATATGGGCAGCCGTGGGGCTGCGTAAGGGGGTCCAGCACATCTTCCGGGTCCTTAGCGCCACCATCAAGAGCAGCAGCAAGCCCTCACCCCCTTCAGAGCCTGCCCAGCTGCTGGAGCACG GCCCACCACTCGAGGAGGCGCCCACTGTGTTGGACAAGCCCGACATCGTGTATGTGGTGGAGGGACAGCCCACCAGTGTCACGGTCACCTTCAACCACGTGGAGGCCCAGGTCGTCTGGAGGAG CTGCCGAGGGGCCCTCCTAGAGGCACGGGCAGGTGTGTAcgagctgagccagccagacgatGACCAGTACTGTCTTCGGATCTGTCGGGTGAGCCACCGAGATGTGGGGCCCCTTACCTGCACGGCCCGCAACCGCCACGGCACACAGGCCTGCTCAATCACCCTGGAGCTGGCGG AGGCCCCTCGATTTGAGTCCATCATGGAGGATGTGGAGGTCGGGGCTGGGGAAACAGCTCGATTTGCTGTTGTGGTGGAGGGGAAACCACTGCCGGACATCATGTGGTACAAG GGTGAGGTGCTGCTGACCGAGAGTAGCCATGTGAGCTTCGTGTACGAAGAGAGCGAGTGCTCCCTGGTGGTGCTCAGCACGGGGACCCAGGATGGAGGCGTCTACACCTGCACCGCGCGGAACCTGGCTGGTGAAGTCTCCTGCAAAGCAGAGCTGGCTGTGCGTTCAG CTCAGACAGCCATGGAGATAGAGGGGCCCAGGGAAGCTGAGGAACAGCGGGGAAGGAGACTCAGCGACTTCTATGACATCCATCAAGAGATCGGCAG AGGTGCCTTCTCCTACCTGCGGCGCGTGGTGGAGCGGAGCTCCGGCCTGGAGTTTGCAGCCAAGTTCATCCCCAGCCAGGCCAAGCCGAAGGCATCAGCATGGCGGGAGGCCCGGCTGATGGCCCGGCTCCAGCATGACTGCGTCCTCTACTTCCATGAGGCCTTTGAGAGGCGTCGGGGACTGGTCATTGTCACCGAGCT ATGCACAGAGGAGCTGCTGGAGCGAATGGCCAGGAAACCCACCGTGTGTGAGTCTGAG ATCCGGGCCTACATGCAGCAGGTGCTGGAGGGAATATGCTACCTGCACCAGAACCATGTGCTGCACTTGGATGTCAAG CCCGAGAACCTGATGGTGTGGGATGGCGCCGAAGGTGAAGAGCAGGTGaggctctgtgactttgggaacGCCCAGGAGCTGACCCCGGGAGAGCCTCAGTACTGCCAGTACGGCACACCTGAGTTCGTGGCGCCCGAGATTGTCAATCAGACCCCGGTGGCCGGAGTCACCGACGTCTG GCCTGTGGGTGTTGTCGCCTTCCTCTG cCTGACGGGAATCTCCCCGTTTGTTGGGGAAAATGATCGGACAACATTGATGAACATTCGAAACTACAACGTGGCTTTCGAGGAGACCACATTTctgagcctgagcagggaggcCCGGGGCTTCCTCATCAAAGTGCTGGTGCGGGACCGGCT GAGGCCTACCGCAGAGGAGACCCTAGAACATCCTTGGTTCAAA ACGCAGGCCAAGGGCGCAGAGGTGAGCACGGATCACTTAAAGCTGTTCCTCTCCAGGCGGAGGTGGCAG CGCTCCCAGATCAGCTACAAGTGCCACCTGGTGCTGCGCCCCATCCCCGAGCTGCTGCGGGCACCCCCGGAGCGGGTGTGGGTAGCCATACCCAGAAGACCGCCCCCCAGCGGGGGGCTCTCGTCTTCCTCTGACTCTGAGGAGGAAGAGCTAGAGGAGCTGCCCTCAGTGCCCCGGCCACTGCAGCCGGAGTTCTCAGGGTCCCGGGTGTCCCTCACTGACATTCCCACTGAGGATGAGGCCCTGGGCACCCCggaggctggggctgccaccCCAATGGActggcaggagcagggaagggccccCTCTCAGGACCAGGAGGCTCCCAGCCCTCAGgcactcccctccccaggccaggaGCCCCAAGCTGGGTCCAGTCCCCAGCGGAGAGAGCTCCGGAGGGGCAGCTCTGCCGAGAGCGCCCTGCCCCGGGCCGGGCCAAGGGAGCCGGGCCGGGGCCTGCACAAGGCAGCGTCTGCCGAGCTGCCGCAGCGCCGAAGCCCCAGCCCGGGGGCCACCCGCCTGACCCGGGGAGGCCTGGGTGAGGGTGAGTATGCCCAGAGGCTGCAGGCCCTGCGCCAGCGGCTGTTGCGGGGAGGCCCTGAGGATGGCAAGGTCAGTGGCCTCAGGGGTCCCCTGCTAGAGAGCCTGGGGGGCCGTGCCCGGGATCCGAGGCTGGCCCGGGCTGCCTCCAGCGAGGCAGCCCCTCGCCACCAGCCCCCACCGGAGACCCGGGGCCTGCAGAAGAGCAGCAGCTTCTCGCAGGGAGAGGCGGAGCCCCGGGGCAGGCACCGCCGCGCTGGGGCACCCCTCGAGATACCCGTGGCCAGGCTGGGGGCCCGCAGGCTGCAGGAGTCTCCCTCCTTGTCTGCCCTCAGTGAGGCCCAACCCCCCAGCCCTGCGAGGCCCAGTGCCCCCAAATCCAGTGTCCCCAAGTCTTTGAAACCTCCTGCCACTGCACCCAGTGATGCCCCACAACCCTTGGCACCCCAGCCTACCCAAGAGAAGACCTCCATGTCCACCCCGGAGCCCATCCCAGCCCCCAAGCCTACTCAGCCCTCTGTGGCTCCGAAAACCCCGGTGGCCCCCCTCACACCCTATGCCCAGATCATGCAGTCACTCCAGCTGTCAGGCCACACGCAGGCCTccctgcagggccctggggcACCTCCATCAGAGCCTAGACCCCACCCGGCTGTGTTTGCCCGGGTGGCCTCCCCACCTCCGGGGGCCTCCGAGAAGCGCGTGCCTTTAGCTGGGGCGCCCCCAATGCTAGCCGAGAAAGCCCAGGTCCCCACAGTGCCCCGCAGGCCAGGTAGCAGTCTCAGCAGCAGCATTGAGAACCTGGAGTCAGAGGCTATATTCGAGGCCAAGTTCAAGCGCAGCCGGGAGTCGCCCCTGTCGCGGGGGCTGCGATTGCTGAGCCGCTCGCGCTCGGAGGAACGCGGCCCCTTCCGCGGAGCCCAGGAGGAGGACGGCATGTACCGGCCCAGCCCGGCAGGCACACCCCTGGAGCTGGTGCGACGGCCGGAGCGCTCCCGCTCGGTGCAAGACCTCAGGCCGGTGGGGGAGCCAGGCCTCGTTCGCCGCCTCTCGCTGTCGCTGTCCCAGCGTCTGCGGCGGACCCCGCCGGCGCAGCGCCACTCGGCCTGGGAGGCCCGCGCTGGGGACGGAGAGAGCTCGGAGGGCGGCAGCTCGGCGCGGGGTTCCCCGGTGCTGACCGTGCGCAGGCGGCTCAGCTCCACGCTGGAGCGGCTGTCGAGCCGGTTGCAGCGCAGCGGCAGCAGCGAGGACTCAGGGGGCGCATCGGGCCGCAGCACGCCGCTGTTGGGACGGCTGCGCAGGGCCACGTCGGAGGGCGAGAGTCTGCGGCGCCTTGGCCTCGGGCACAACCAGCTGGCGGCCCAGGCCGGCGCCGGCACGCCTTCAGCAGAGTCCCTGGGCTCCGAGGCCAGCGCTACGTCCGGCTCGTCAG CTCCCGGGGAAAGCCGAAGCCGGCGTCGCTGGGGCCTCTCTCGGCTGCGAAAGGACAAGGGCTTATCACAGCCAAACCTCTCTGCCGGTACCCAGGAGGATTTGGGGCACCCGTATGTGCGCAGTGAGTCAG ACTTCCCTCCGGTCTTCCACATCAAGCTCAAGGACCAGGTGCTGCTGGAGGGAGAGGCAGCCACCCTGCTCTGCCTGCCAGCGGCCTGTCCTGCACCGCACATCTCCTGGATGAAAG ATAAGCAGTCCCTGCGATCCGAGCCCTCGGTGATCATCGTGTCCTGCAAAGATGGACGGCAGCTGCTAAGCATCCCCCGGGCGGGCAAGCGGCACGCTGGGCTCTATGAGTGCTCAGCCACCAACGTCCTGGGCAGCATCACCAGCTCCTGTACCGTGGCTGTGGCCC GCATCCCAGGAAAGTTAGCTCCTCCTGAGGTGCCCCAGACCTACCAGGACACAGCGTTGGTGCTCTGGAAGCCGGGAGATAGCCGGGCACCTTGCACGTACACGCTGGAGCGGCGGGTGGACG GGGAGTCTGCATGGCACCCCGTGAGCTCAGGCATCCCTGACTGTTACTACAATGTGACCCACCTGCCCATCGGCGTGACCGTGAGATTCCGTGTGGCCTGTGCCAACCGTGCTGGCCAAGGGCCTTTCAGCAACCCTTCTGAGAAGGTCATCGTCAGGGGCACCCAAG ATTCCTCAGTTCTGCCATCTGCTGCTCCCCACGATGCCCCTGTTACCTCAGGGCCAGCCAGGGCCCCGCCGCCTCACTCTCCTACCTCACTggccccatccccatcccccacctccgctcctgctcccccagcccctccgtCAGCCGCCCTCAGCCCTTCAtctcccccagcaccccccagcCAGGCCTTGTCCTCACTCAAGGCCGTGGGTCCACCTCCCCAAACCCCCCCACGAAAGCACAGGGGCCTGCAGGCTGCCCAGCAAGCAGAGCCCACCCCACCCAGTGCCCAGGCTGCCCCCAGTGAGCCCGAGTCTTCCATCCCCGACCCTGGGACCCCAAGCCCAGCCTCCACCCCTCAAGGGGTTAAACCAGCGTCTTCCTCCACTCCCCTGTATATGGTAACCTCCTTTGTGtctgcacccccagcccccgAGCCCCCAGCCCCCGAGCCCCCTCCCAAGCCCACCAAGGTGACTGTGCAAAGCCTCAGCCCTGCCAGGGAGGCGGTCACCTCCCCTGTGGGCAGTCCCCGCAGCTCTCCTGGGCCAGAGGGCACCACTCTTCGACAGGGGCTCCCTCAGAAGCCCTACACCTTCCTAGAGGAGAAGGCCAG GGGCCGCTTTGGTGTAGTGCGTGCGTGCCGGGAGAACGCCACCGGGCGGACGTTCGTGGCCAAGATCGTGCCCTATGCTGCTGAGGGCAAGCGGCGCGTCCTGCAGGAGTACGAGGTGCTGCGCACACTGCACCACGAGCGGCTCATGTCCCTGCACGAGGCCTACATCACCCCGCGGTACCTCGTGCTCATCGCTGAGAGCTGTGGGAACCGGGAACTCCTCTGTGGGCTCAGCGACAG gtTCCGGTATTCAGAGGACGACGTGGCCACCTATGTGGTGCAGCTGCTGCAAGGCCTGGACTACCTCCACGGCCGCCATGTGCTGCACCTGGACATCAAGCCCGACAACCTGCTGCTGGCGCATGACAACGCCCTCAAGATTGTGGACTTCGGCAGTGCCCAGCCCTACAATCCCCAGGCCCTGCGGCCCCTGGGCCACCGCACAGGCACGCTGGAGTTCATGG CTCCTGAGATGGTGAAGGGAGAACCCATCGGGTCCGCCACAGACATCTGGGGAGCGGGTGTGCTCACCTATATCAT GCTCAGTGGACGCTCCCCATTCTATGAGCCAGATCCCCAGGAAACAGAGGCTCGGATTATGGGGGGCCGCTTTGATGCCTTCCAGCTGTACCCTAACACCTCCCAAAGCGCCACACTCTTCTTGCGGAAGATCCTCTCAGTACACCCCTG GAGCCGGCCCTCCCTGCAGGACTGCCTAGCCCACCCGTGGCTGCAGGATGCCTACCTGATGAAGCTGCGCCGCCAGACACTCACCTTCACCACCAACCGGCTCAAGGAGTTTCTGGGCGAGCAGCGGCGCCGCCGGGCCGAGGCTGCCACCCGTCACAAGGTGCTGCTCCGCTCCTACCCAGGCAGCCCCTAG